One Pyxicephalus adspersus chromosome 3, UCB_Pads_2.0, whole genome shotgun sequence genomic window carries:
- the LOC140327587 gene encoding vomeronasal type-2 receptor 26-like, with translation MSGKQSTVSLSSTEAEFVAAAQASKEILWLREMLADLDQKQTDPTQIFEDNQGCIAVAQTEQVNSRTKHIDVSVDKKGYTHLLTFIFAINEINHNPDILPNVTLGYHLYDSCGHMNKATKDVLQILSGHTKEAPNYSCMERDNVAGFIGDLQSDTTLQMAQLLNLYGYTQVARFIKTTYYKDSNNIEIHFKERGDLPSQLVIVHWMTKVEEMNNTYKKPVGDFNASLPENQQLTLSSDLITWKRDQVPKGRCSECLPGFRKVVRESYHICCYDCIQCSEGEISNQSDSENCQTCPENEWPNDEKNICVSRNIEFLSYDDVVVFVFSVSSVLFAATCVFILGIFFWFRSTPMVKANNRNLSFILLCSLTLSFLSMFLFLGRPVDITCMLQQISFGIVFTISVSSILAKTIMVSIAFKATRPGSSCRKWVGVKLPNTVMLFCSSIQVINGILWLSISPPFQEYDMHSYPRKIIVQCNEGSTLAFYITLGYMGVLAAVSFVLAFMVRTLPDSFNEAKYITFSMLVFCSVWIAMIPAYLSTKGKYMVAVEVFAILASSAGVLFCIFFPKLYILLLKPELNTRKNMLERRIL, from the exons ATGAGTGGAAAACAGTCAACAGTATCGCTTTCTTCGACTGAAGCAGAATTTGTGGCAGCAGCACAGGCAAGCAAGGAGATACTTTGGCTAAGAGAAATGTTAGCGGACCTGGATCAGAAGCAGACAGATCCAACACAGATCTTCGAAGACAACCAAGGTTGCATTGCAGTGGCGCAGACTGAACAAGTCAACTCAAGAACTAAACACATTGATGTGAG TGTAGACAAAAAAGGATATACACATCTCCTGACATTTATATTTGCTATTAATGAGATAAATCACAATCCGGATATTCTGCCCAATGTGACTCTGGGATATCATTTGTATGATTCTTGTGGACATATGAACAAAGCTACAAAAGATGTTCTACAAATCTTGTCTGGACATACAAAGGAAGCTCCAAATTATTCCTGTATGGAGCGGGATAACGTGGCTGGTTTCATCGGAGACCTCCAATCAGATACCACTCTCCAAATGGCTCAGCTGTTGAATCTGTATGGGTACACCCAG GTAGCTCgatttattaaaacaacatactaCAAGGATTCAAACaacatagaaatacattttaaagaaagaggAGACCTGCCCAGCCAGCTGGTCATTGTACATTGGATGACAAAGGTTGAAGAGATGAATAACACATATAAGAAACCTGTGGGTGATTTTAATGCGTCTCTTCCAGAAAATCAGCAACTCACTCTCAGCTCAGATCTTATCACATGGAAACGTGACCAG GTCCCCAAAGGTCGATGTTCCGAATGTCTTCCAGGATTCAGAAAAGTTGTAAGGGAAAGCTATCACATATGTTGTTATGATTGCATTCAGTGCTCAGAGGGAGAAATATCAAACCAGTCTg ACAGCGAAAATTGCCAGACGTGTCCTGAAAATGAATGGCCAAATGacgaaaaaaatatttgtgtttccaGGAATATTGAGTTTTTGTCATATGATGATGTTGTTGTTTTCGTTTTTTCAGTCTCTTCAGTCCTATTTGCTGCCACATGTGTCTTTATCCTTGGAATCTTTTTCTGGTTTCGGAGCACTCCCATGGTCAAAGCCAATAACCGGAACCTCAGCTTCATTCTGCTCTGCTCTCTCACTCTGAGTTTCCTTTCTATGTTCCTGTTCCTTGGCCGTCCTGTGGATATCACTTGTATGCTGCAACAAATCTCCTTTGGAATTGTCTTCACTATCTCCGTGTCTTCTATCCTAGCCAAAACCATCATGGTCTCCATTGCTTTCAAAGCCACCAGACCTGGAAGCTCATGTAGGAAATGGGTGGGAGTCAAACTTCCCAATACAGTCATGTTGTTCTGCTCATCCATTCAGGTTATAAATGGGATTCTTTGGTTGTCCATCTCTCCACCATTTCAGGAGTATGACATGCACTCCTATCCCAGGAAGATCATCGTACAATGTAATGAAGGCTCAACATTGGCCTTTTATATCACATTGGGTTATATGGGGgttctggcagctgtgagttttgttctggctttcatggtgaggacattaccggacagttttaatgaggccaagtacataaccttcagcatgctggtgttctgcagtgtgtggattgccatgatcccggcctatctgagcaccaaagggaaatacatggtggctgtggaaGTATTCGCCATATTGGCCTCCAGTGCTGgggttttattctgtatattttttcccaaactttatattttgcttttaaaacctGAGCTAAACACACGAAAAAACATGTTGGAGAGAAGAATACTATAA